A single genomic interval of Littorina saxatilis isolate snail1 linkage group LG17, US_GU_Lsax_2.0, whole genome shotgun sequence harbors:
- the LOC138952167 gene encoding mitochondrial import inner membrane translocase subunit Tim9-like, whose translation MSQPAMESNLPPAMQLDTQSTAKQFYEFLAQYNRVSEMCFTHCVHDFTTRKVLDSENTCAVTCLEKFMKSVNRISLRFQEIQFAQSGNVAQALATAETMKK comes from the exons ATGAGTCAACCAGCCATGGAGTCCAACCTCCCTCCCGCCATGCAACTGGACACCCAGTCTACAGCAAAGCAG TTCTACGAGTTCCTGGCCCAGTACAACAGAGTGTCAGAGATGTGCTTCACCCACTGCGTGCACGACTTCACAACTAGAAAAGTCCTGGATTCAGAG AATACTTGTGCGGTGACCTGCCTGGAGAAGTTTATGAAGTCGGTGAACCGTATCTCGCTGCGCTTCCAGGAGATTCAATTTGCTCAGTCAGGCAACGTCGCACAGGCCCTCGCCACAGCAGAGACAATGAAGAAATAG